One region of Actinomycetota bacterium genomic DNA includes:
- a CDS encoding DUF5318 family protein, whose translation MSLRPESIRGAGPAAGLGQIDYRLVRKHAVDEFKRGRLSRLDLCDAQPELMRAATNCGRASEQLCPICEESNVVLVSFVFGSRLPAHGRCVTTAKELDRLSRRQSQCACYVVEVCPSCAWNHLLRTFVLGGADRSR comes from the coding sequence GTGAGCTTGAGGCCCGAGTCGATCCGGGGGGCCGGTCCCGCGGCCGGCTTGGGCCAGATCGACTACCGGCTGGTCCGCAAGCACGCCGTCGACGAGTTCAAGCGGGGCCGGCTCAGCCGCCTCGACCTGTGCGACGCCCAACCCGAGCTGATGCGGGCGGCCACCAACTGTGGCCGGGCCAGCGAGCAGCTGTGCCCGATCTGCGAGGAGTCGAACGTCGTGCTCGTGTCGTTCGTCTTCGGTTCCCGGCTGCCCGCTCACGGGCGCTGTGTGACCACCGCCAAGGAGCTCGACCGCCTCAGCCGGCGCCAGTCCCAGTGCGCCTGCTACGTGGTCGAGGTGTGCCCTTCATGCGCATGGAACCACCTCCTGCGTACCTTCGTGCTGGGCGGGGCGGACCGGTCCAGATAG